Genomic segment of Sulfurovum sp. UBA12169:
TCCGTTTTAGAAGCATCAGAATAATCAACCGTTCCATTATCATCATAAACAACATTTTCCAAAAGGGCATCTTTTCTGATAGCACCATAAATCTCCGGTTCGCTTTTGGGGTCCAGATTGATTACTTTCGCATAACAGCCGCCTTCAAAATTGAAAACGCCGTTATTGTCCCAACCATGCTCATCGTCGCCTATAAGCGCTCTGTTTGGATCAGTCGAAAGCGTTGTTTTTCCCGTGCCCGAAAGACCAAAGAAAAGACAAACATCACCATTTTTGCCCACATTGGCCGAACAGTGCATGGGAAGTTTATTTTCAAGAGGCAACCAATAATTCATCATCGAGAAGATACCTTTTTTCATCTCTCCGCCATACCAGGTACCGCCGATTACACAAATGGCATCTTCGATATCAAAAACAACAAATACATCAGAATTTAAACCATGTGCTTTGTAGTTTTCATCTACTGTTTTACATGCATTGTAGACTGTAAAGTCGGGTTCAAAATTTTCCAGTTCGTCTTGAGTCGGCCGAATAAACATATTGGTTACAAAATGTGCCTGCCAAGCCACTTCAGTAATAAAGCGAATAGATCTTCGACTTTCTTTACTTGCGCCGGCATATACATCGTTGATGTAAATATTTTTTCCTGAAAGTTCTTTTTTTGCAAGATCAAAAAGTTCACTAAATATCTTTTTTTCAATAGGCTTATTCACATTTCCCCATGCAATGTGTTTATTGGATGGTTCTTGGTTAACAAAATATTTATCTTTAGGACTTCTTCCTGTAAAGATACCCGTATCACAAATAGCTGTGCCTGATGTAGAGATTTTACACTCTCCACGATTAACTTCATGCGCTTGAAGTTCATCAAAACTTAAATTATAATATATCTCTTTAATATTTTTTAATCCTAGTTTTTCAAGCCCCCTGGGCGTCTTAATACTCATTATATCCTCTTTGTTTTATTTAAATATCGACAGCAATACACCTGCTGCAACAGCTGATCCTATTACGCCTGCAACGTTTGGCCCCATTGCATGCATGAGTAGAATATTTCCAGGTCTTGCTTCAGAACCTACTTTACTTGCAACTCTTGCTGCCATCGGCACAGCTGAAACTCCTGCTGCACCAATGAGCGGATTGATCGGTTCTTTTGAAAACTTATTCATCAGCTTGGCCATCAAAACGCCTGCGGCAGTACCTGCGGCAAACGCAAAAAGGCCGATAATCATAATCCCCAACGTTTCCATCACAAGGAATTTGTCCGATGCAAGCTTGGACCCGACACCAAGACCCAAGAAGATGGTTACGATATTGATCAATGAGTTTTGCATTTCATTGCTCAGCCTATCAACTACGCCGGATTCTTTGGCAAAATTTCCAAACACAAATGCTCCGATAAGCGGTGCGGCATCGGGTAAAACGAGAAATGTCATCGTGATTACAAGCAATGGAAAAATTAATTTTTCAAGTTTATGCACTTTCCGTGTTGGCTTCATCACAATTCGACGTTCCTCTTTTGTTGTTAGCGCCTTCATAATCGGAGGCTGAATAACCGGAACAAGTGCCATATAGGAATAAGCTGCTACAGCGATAGCCCCCATAAGTTCAGGCGCCAATTTTGAAGCAATAAAGATAGATGTCGGGCCATCTGCTCCGCCAATAATGCTGATCGCCGAACATTGCTGTAATGAGAAATTAACCAATCCTGTATATTGAGAAAGCGCTGCAGCTCCAACCAACGATCCAAAAATAGCAAATTGTGCTGCACCTCCCAAAAGGGCTGTTTTGGGATTGGCAAGCAATGGACCAAAATCAGTCATTGCTCCAACTCCCATAAAGATGAGCAAAGGGAAAAACTCATTGGCAATACCCATGTTGTAGATAATACCAAGCATTCCGTGATCACCTGTCATATTGGCAACAGGAATATTGGCGAGCAGTCCACCAAAAGCAATCGGCAACAGCAATAATGGCTCAAACCCTTTTGCGATGGCCAGATAAAAAAGAAGAAAAATAATTATAAACATGATCAATCGACCCCAACTCTGGGCAAAAAGACTCATCTTTTCACCTTCGCCATTGGTTACTTCTTCTTTTGGGGAAACCATTGCCTTGAGACCTGTAGTATCATAAAAACTAGAAGCTAATTGGCTAATTGATTTTTCAACATATACATCAGTCTGGGATTGTTCTGTTTGGGTTGTGCCTGACGCCTGCAAAGAAGAAACCGATGCAACAAAGGCAATCAGTATCGAAAAAAAGAGATGTTTTATCTTCATCGCTACTCCATTGTTGCCAAAAGTTGTCCGTCTATCACGCTATCATTCACTTTGACATTAATGGAAGCAATTACACCATCTATGGGCGCTACGATATCTATTTCCATTTTCATTGCTTCAAGGATCATAATCTTTTCTCCCTCTTTGATGCTGTCGCCTGGATTGGCTAAAATCTTCCAAACGGTTCCTGGTGTCTGAGAATGTATCTCAATACTTCCTGCGCCTCCCACCGGAACAGTTAATTTTTCTGGGGCCGTAACAGTGCTTTCTGTACTCCCTGCCGGAACAGTTAATTTTTCTGGGGCCGTAACAACCGAAACTTCCTTAATTTCGATGTTTGCATCACCCTCTATTACCTGAACATCGTATTGTTTTCCATCTACTACTACTTTATAATTTCCTGCCATTTGAGTTTCTCCACTTTTATGTTTACCTTTTCTTACCATGAGAGGACTTTCCCCCTTCAAGAACGCAATTCCTTTTTTATCACATGCTCCTGCAATAAAAATATTCTCTTCACTTGTTTTTAAGCCCTCATTTTGAAGTGCTTTAGTCCAATACGCAATCGACTTTGTTTCATCGCGGTCTGCAATATCCAAAGGATTTTCTGTGGTAGGCTCCAACCCAAGTTTTTCACTTGCAAGTTTGATAATTTCATCATCTGCCTTTACGGGAGTCTTTCCAAAATAACCAAGCACCATCCGTCCATATCCCGGAGCAATCTGCTTCCATGGACCAAACATTACGTTTGCATATGCTTGCTGCCAATAAAACTGGCTCACCGGTGTTACAGATGTCCCATATCCTCCACGCTCTACGACCTCTTTCATCGCAGCAATCACTTCATCAAATCTGTCCAATTCTCCTGAATCTCTCATCATTTGTGTATTGGCAGTAAGGGCACCGCCGGGCATTGGAGAAAATGGAATCAAAGGCGATACCTGTGTTGCTTCAGGAGGAATCATATAATCAGCCAAACACGCTTTAAGCGTTTCTTCATATTTGAGTACTTTGTCCAATTGCAAATCGCCAAGATTGTAATTGCTTCCTTTTGTAGCATGCAGCATGGTAAGGATATCCGGTTGCGAAGTTCCTCCGCTTACAGGCGAAGCTGCCATATCTATACCATTGGCTCCGGCCTCAAGTGCGGCAAGATAAGATGCCACTGATACTCCTGCCGTCTCGTGGGTATGCAATCTCAAATGCACACTTTCACCCAACAATTTTCGTGCCATATAGATGGTTTCATAAACCTTATGAGGATTTGCGGTGCCTGATGCATCCTTAAAGCATACGCTGTCAAATGGAATGCCGCTATCCAAAATATTTCTCAATGTATTCTCATAAAAAGTTACATCATGCGCGCCCTTGCATCCCGGAGGCAAGTCCATCATTGTTACAACTACTTCATGATTCATATCATATTTTTTAATACACTCTGCACTATAGGCAAGATTGTTGACATCATTGAGCGCGTCAAAGTTACGTACAGTTGTTGTGCCGTGCTTTTTGAACATTTTAGCAAATAGCTCAATCATTTCGCGGCTTCCGGTATCAAGCATAACGGTATTAATGCCCCGAGAAAGCACCTGCAGGTTTACATCAGGCCCCACGATTTCCCTAAAACCATCCATCATTTCAAAAGCATTCTCCTGCAGATAGAAAAAGAGTGATTGAAATCTTGCGCCACCACCAAACTCAAAATGTGTAATCCCTGCTTTCTTTGCTGCTTCTACTGCAGGAAAGAAATCATTCATAAGCACACGACCGCCAAAGACAGATTGAAAACCATCCCTGAAAGTTGTATCCATTACATCAATAT
This window contains:
- the pckA gene encoding phosphoenolpyruvate carboxykinase (ATP) produces the protein MSIKTPRGLEKLGLKNIKEIYYNLSFDELQAHEVNRGECKISTSGTAICDTGIFTGRSPKDKYFVNQEPSNKHIAWGNVNKPIEKKIFSELFDLAKKELSGKNIYINDVYAGASKESRRSIRFITEVAWQAHFVTNMFIRPTQDELENFEPDFTVYNACKTVDENYKAHGLNSDVFVVFDIEDAICVIGGTWYGGEMKKGIFSMMNYWLPLENKLPMHCSANVGKNGDVCLFFGLSGTGKTTLSTDPNRALIGDDEHGWDNNGVFNFEGGCYAKVINLDPKSEPEIYGAIRKDALLENVVYDDNGTVDYSDASKTENTRVSYPIEHIENYQVGLQAGHPSNIIFLTADAFGVLPPVSKLTKEQAMYYFLSGYTAKVAGTERGITEPVATFSACFGEAFLPLHPTVYAKLLGEKIDKHGVNVYLVNTGWTGGSYGKGKRMSIKDTRACIEGILNGSINEAQFDTLPIFNLAIPKALDGVNDNAILNPRETWKDKTKYDAMLTKLASMFQENFRRYDDRGGEFDYASAGPQL
- a CDS encoding biotin attachment protein gives rise to the protein MAKKYIDVMDTTFRDGFQSVFGGRVLMNDFFPAVEAAKKAGITHFEFGGGARFQSLFFYLQENAFEMMDGFREIVGPDVNLQVLSRGINTVMLDTGSREMIELFAKMFKKHGTTTVRNFDALNDVNNLAYSAECIKKYDMNHEVVVTMMDLPPGCKGAHDVTFYENTLRNILDSGIPFDSVCFKDASGTANPHKVYETIYMARKLLGESVHLRLHTHETAGVSVASYLAALEAGANGIDMAASPVSGGTSQPDILTMLHATKGSNYNLGDLQLDKVLKYEETLKACLADYMIPPEATQVSPLIPFSPMPGGALTANTQMMRDSGELDRFDEVIAAMKEVVERGGYGTSVTPVSQFYWQQAYANVMFGPWKQIAPGYGRMVLGYFGKTPVKADDEIIKLASEKLGLEPTTENPLDIADRDETKSIAYWTKALQNEGLKTSEENIFIAGACDKKGIAFLKGESPLMVRKGKHKSGETQMAGNYKVVVDGKQYDVQVIEGDANIEIKEVSVVTAPEKLTVPAGSTESTVTAPEKLTVPVGGAGSIEIHSQTPGTVWKILANPGDSIKEGEKIMILEAMKMEIDIVAPIDGVIASINVKVNDSVIDGQLLATME
- a CDS encoding glutaconyl-CoA decarboxylase subunit beta, translating into MKIKHLFFSILIAFVASVSSLQASGTTQTEQSQTDVYVEKSISQLASSFYDTTGLKAMVSPKEEVTNGEGEKMSLFAQSWGRLIMFIIIFLLFYLAIAKGFEPLLLLPIAFGGLLANIPVANMTGDHGMLGIIYNMGIANEFFPLLIFMGVGAMTDFGPLLANPKTALLGGAAQFAIFGSLVGAAALSQYTGLVNFSLQQCSAISIIGGADGPTSIFIASKLAPELMGAIAVAAYSYMALVPVIQPPIMKALTTKEERRIVMKPTRKVHKLEKLIFPLLVITMTFLVLPDAAPLIGAFVFGNFAKESGVVDRLSNEMQNSLINIVTIFLGLGVGSKLASDKFLVMETLGIMIIGLFAFAAGTAAGVLMAKLMNKFSKEPINPLIGAAGVSAVPMAARVASKVGSEARPGNILLMHAMGPNVAGVIGSAVAAGVLLSIFK